Proteins found in one Bombus terrestris chromosome 1, iyBomTerr1.2, whole genome shotgun sequence genomic segment:
- the LOC100642794 gene encoding mitochondrial fission regulator 2 isoform X2, producing MINEPPKYYGKRRSIVRRIGSMLPLKPPPKIYVSVTPLHSMTSSMINEETSNNYADTNGYGPARMSNVRPDLLEPISFGSEVRLLALEQELQELREQVSAIVKSNKQSRHTSTGSLSNGMDSENIIESHQPPPPPPPPLPPPTPHIARRASLQDHKVEDRKRGQFASQTSMTDVLKDIDSVKLKPISRSPGGRPLRIKRDNSPCNDLQEILRRRYIAMNSADSRNSSANLTMNDSFSSDV from the exons ATG aTAAATGAACCACCAAAATATTATGGAAAAAGAAGGAGCATTGTTCGTAGAATTGGTTCAATGTTACCTTTGAAACCCCCACCAAAAATATATGTCAGTGTTACACCTTTACATTCAATGACAAGTTCTATGATTAACGAAGAAACTAGTAATAATTATGCAGATACAAATGGATATGGTCCTGCAAg AATGTCTAATGTCAGGCCAGATTTATTGGAGCCTATTAGTTTTGGATCTGAAGTTCGTTTACTTGCTCTGGAACAGGAGCTTCAAGAACTTAGGGAACAAGTTTCAGCAATAGTTAAAAGTAATAAACAATCTAggc ATACATCTACTGGTTCTTTATCAAATGGAATGGATAGTGAAAATATAATAGAGTCACATCAACCACCCccacctccaccaccaccactaccaccaccaACTCCTCATATTGCAAGAAGAGCAAGTTTACAAGATCATAAAGTTGAAGATCGCAAAAGAGGCCAATTTGCTTCTCAAACATCTATGACAGATGTATTGAAGGACATTGACAGCGTTAAATTAAAGCCAATTTCtag ATCACCTGGAGGACGACCACTTCGTATAAAACGTGATAACAGTCCATGTAATGATTTACAAGAAATACTTAGaagacgttatattgcaatgaATTCAGCTGATAGTAGAAATTCTTCAGCTAACTTGACAATGAATGACTCTTTCTCGAGTGATGTGTGA
- the LOC100642794 gene encoding mitochondrial fission regulator 2 isoform X3 yields MSKINEPPKYYGKRRSIVRRIGSMLPLKPPPKIYVSVTPLHSMTSSMINEETSNNYADTNGYGPARMSNVRPDLLEPISFGSEVRLLALEQELQELREQVSAIVKNTSTGSLSNGMDSENIIESHQPPPPPPPPLPPPTPHIARRASLQDHKVEDRKRGQFASQTSMTDVLKDIDSVKLKPISRSPGGRPLRIKRDNSPCNDLQEILRRRYIAMNSADSRNSSANLTMNDSFSSDV; encoded by the exons atgTCGAAg aTAAATGAACCACCAAAATATTATGGAAAAAGAAGGAGCATTGTTCGTAGAATTGGTTCAATGTTACCTTTGAAACCCCCACCAAAAATATATGTCAGTGTTACACCTTTACATTCAATGACAAGTTCTATGATTAACGAAGAAACTAGTAATAATTATGCAGATACAAATGGATATGGTCCTGCAAg AATGTCTAATGTCAGGCCAGATTTATTGGAGCCTATTAGTTTTGGATCTGAAGTTCGTTTACTTGCTCTGGAACAGGAGCTTCAAGAACTTAGGGAACAAGTTTCAGCAATAGTTAAAA ATACATCTACTGGTTCTTTATCAAATGGAATGGATAGTGAAAATATAATAGAGTCACATCAACCACCCccacctccaccaccaccactaccaccaccaACTCCTCATATTGCAAGAAGAGCAAGTTTACAAGATCATAAAGTTGAAGATCGCAAAAGAGGCCAATTTGCTTCTCAAACATCTATGACAGATGTATTGAAGGACATTGACAGCGTTAAATTAAAGCCAATTTCtag ATCACCTGGAGGACGACCACTTCGTATAAAACGTGATAACAGTCCATGTAATGATTTACAAGAAATACTTAGaagacgttatattgcaatgaATTCAGCTGATAGTAGAAATTCTTCAGCTAACTTGACAATGAATGACTCTTTCTCGAGTGATGTGTGA
- the LOC100642794 gene encoding mitochondrial fission regulator 2 isoform X1: MSKINEPPKYYGKRRSIVRRIGSMLPLKPPPKIYVSVTPLHSMTSSMINEETSNNYADTNGYGPARMSNVRPDLLEPISFGSEVRLLALEQELQELREQVSAIVKSNKQSRHTSTGSLSNGMDSENIIESHQPPPPPPPPLPPPTPHIARRASLQDHKVEDRKRGQFASQTSMTDVLKDIDSVKLKPISRSPGGRPLRIKRDNSPCNDLQEILRRRYIAMNSADSRNSSANLTMNDSFSSDV; encoded by the exons atgTCGAAg aTAAATGAACCACCAAAATATTATGGAAAAAGAAGGAGCATTGTTCGTAGAATTGGTTCAATGTTACCTTTGAAACCCCCACCAAAAATATATGTCAGTGTTACACCTTTACATTCAATGACAAGTTCTATGATTAACGAAGAAACTAGTAATAATTATGCAGATACAAATGGATATGGTCCTGCAAg AATGTCTAATGTCAGGCCAGATTTATTGGAGCCTATTAGTTTTGGATCTGAAGTTCGTTTACTTGCTCTGGAACAGGAGCTTCAAGAACTTAGGGAACAAGTTTCAGCAATAGTTAAAAGTAATAAACAATCTAggc ATACATCTACTGGTTCTTTATCAAATGGAATGGATAGTGAAAATATAATAGAGTCACATCAACCACCCccacctccaccaccaccactaccaccaccaACTCCTCATATTGCAAGAAGAGCAAGTTTACAAGATCATAAAGTTGAAGATCGCAAAAGAGGCCAATTTGCTTCTCAAACATCTATGACAGATGTATTGAAGGACATTGACAGCGTTAAATTAAAGCCAATTTCtag ATCACCTGGAGGACGACCACTTCGTATAAAACGTGATAACAGTCCATGTAATGATTTACAAGAAATACTTAGaagacgttatattgcaatgaATTCAGCTGATAGTAGAAATTCTTCAGCTAACTTGACAATGAATGACTCTTTCTCGAGTGATGTGTGA